In Quercus robur chromosome 11, dhQueRobu3.1, whole genome shotgun sequence, the sequence ATACTTAGGAAGAGAACACTCCTTGGGAAGTTTGTTTTGGAATCTCTGGTTATCTTGGCAATAATCATAAATCAAGTGGTACTTTCTGACCCATTTGAAATACCTTCTTTGCGTAGATGTCAAGCTACTATACCTTTCCTTGTTCCACCAATTGGTAGAACTATCTGCCCTACAAAATCTTGCATTTCCTTTCCAAACACAGGCATCAATCTTGTAGTTCCCAAATGAAGCTAAGAAGGGGCCCTTGGACCAATCAATTTTGTCGCGGCCACCATTTGTTGCCCAGCTGTCACCATTCCATAGGCTGACTTTGATGCTCATAGGTTGCCACCTAGGAAACCCAACTCCCTTGTCTGCATGGTTTCTGTACACTCTTATGGGAATCCAATCCACCATGAACCTAcgaggaacaaaaaaaaaaaggttcttcaAAATTGATAcaactttttttcccttttgtaaCAAATTGAAGACCATTAATTCTCAAGCTTGCAATAACAAAACTTAGAAGTTCATGTTGTGTTCACTTGTACTGTCCGGATGTTATTTACACCAACCTAAAATTTCCAAATACTTTTCACATATATGataaaaatagtatttattatcaataaaactaAATATATCTTCAATGATTAGTTTTCTACTAGTTTAAGtcttttagaaaaattaaagtACTTCTGTATTGGTATTGCCATCAAATTTCAATAAGGAGATGAAGATAGCTCTAATATGAAAATACTGCAAAACCATGATTGTGAATCTTTGTAAACTGGCTTACACAATTTGGCGAAGGTTCCACAAGATCGAATACGTGTGGAAGTCCTTTGTTGGATCAAACCATAGATTAATCCTTTCTTCACGGTTGTCAAAGCCATCAGCAAAAACATTTGTTTGAAGGATATATGCTTTTCCATCCACATTGCCAAGGAACTCAAAATCTAGCTCGTCACGGTTAGGTTGATCAGATGTCAGCTGCAATACACAATGCCAAAGCATTCATGAAAAGCAATAATACAATAGAAGAACACGACATGTGAGAAGAAAAAGGTCACATACATAATAGGCCACGACAGTGCCAGCCGAATCACCTGGTACTAGTTTGATTTGCATGTCAATTTGTCCAAACAGAAACATCTGGTTCGAAGAAAAACCAGAACCTAGACAAAActcaataaacaaaaatgagaagCTAAAAAATTGAGAGGGAATTGCAAGTTCAACATGCACATGTATTTCTCAAGGTACCTGATTCTTGGTCAAGCTTCAAGCTTCTTGTTTGACCATCAGAAGAAGTGTTTACATGGCTAGGAGACCACATAACAAAGAAATCCTTATTGAAGTCCCCCGTAGAAACAACAGAAGCGACTGAGTTTTGAACCATTTCGAGCATAAGAAACCCAATAAGGGCGATAATTTTGTGGTTATTGTTCATGGTTTCTGAGTTTGTATCAAATTAGTGTCAAAAAAGAAGCTATATATAGGTATTGCATTTAGGGGAGGGGGTGAAATTGTGAATAGAACAAAGGAAAGTTTTTGTTTAAGCAAGAATATCTTTAGAGGGAAGCAAAGGAATGTTTGGCAGTTACATATTAAATAATTAGCTTCTCGTTAGTGTTCTCATTACAATGAGACTAACATTGTAAACATTGTTGATCAAGTTATTTTGGATGACAAAGAATATCTTAGTCAGCTTAATTTTGCTTTTCGAATTATAATTGTGCAAGTTTTCTTACTTCCTTCAAGTACCATGCAGAATATTGTTCTTCTCTTGTACTTACCATAATTCATATAAAATGCAGTTGAGGCACTAGCTTTAACCCTGCCCATCAACCAATTAAGTGTTTAATTCACACCAACTTTATTGTTTAgcttttagtttattttgtttttatacaattttttaaaacatcacTTATCAAATTTAATACAAGTATATATTGTAATACTTTCCGCAAAAAGTAATcactaaaaagttaaaataaactGATGCCAATGACACTAAAATACATAATCAAATTGTCTCAAAAATTTGCTCTCCATTAATGCTATGTTCACATGAGGAGATTTATAATTATAGATAGTGGTGTTAATTAAAGTTATAgcccgtttggtaatgttgttctaataatattatttatattttttaaaaatacgtgtaaatgaaaaaatgtgtaaaaacatttataatgttgtttaaaaactgaaaaatattgCTTAATCATAGTAACAGACAGGCCCTTAATTATTGTAAAAGCCATTATATCCCAAGCTTTGGACATACTCTTAGGCCTTATCAATAAGAGCCTTTTTACCTGTCGGGTTAGCAGAAAGTTTAGAAAAGTAATAAACTGAGTAGACTTTCGCTTTCTTTTATGCTTTTCTTTCAGGATAACTTGGTCATTCAAGCTTCCCTTTTGTAATCTTTCG encodes:
- the LOC126706891 gene encoding probable xyloglucan endotransglucosylase/hydrolase protein 10, with amino-acid sequence MNNNHKIIALIGFLMLEMVQNSVASVVSTGDFNKDFFVMWSPSHVNTSSDGQTRSLKLDQESGSGFSSNQMFLFGQIDMQIKLVPGDSAGTVVAYYLTSDQPNRDELDFEFLGNVDGKAYILQTNVFADGFDNREERINLWFDPTKDFHTYSILWNLRQIVFMVDWIPIRVYRNHADKGVGFPRWQPMSIKVSLWNGDSWATNGGRDKIDWSKGPFLASFGNYKIDACVWKGNARFCRADSSTNWWNKERYSSLTSTQRRYFKWVRKYHLIYDYCQDNQRFQNKLPKECSLPKY